Proteins encoded within one genomic window of Salvia splendens isolate huo1 unplaced genomic scaffold, SspV2 ctg117, whole genome shotgun sequence:
- the LOC121788884 gene encoding MAR-binding filament-like protein 1-1 — translation MSSAAGNSSFAPYQFRHTTASSSKCCSLRIAPSRGKNAMPTAHLQRAHSHSCSRRVALVMGFAVIRLLKFRAHAIDALPAESNELAAAHLNQNEELSGQERPSGHPFFSILNVLGILGSGILAALFASKRKEKAISDATIEHMKNMLKEKEAAIISLEKKFKAELINEKECLNKELGKVKAEQQSLVNQLEMASYTITNLGQELQKEQNIVEELTIEVDNLEHCVQNAGSEKTQLQQQLKEKLHSVGFLQERIDLLLLDIKDKEDTILHLSCRLADKDRELDQLSSIYQQLEDHLPSLESENKQLKDVIQRNQEELELKYEIVQELDAELSLLLAEKDESEKKLDAILMEHNNFKSSMEKKSTSDAKLLGEREGKIHLLEEQLTILLDGKKKDEVLISALTQERDTLKEMLNIELGNMKILEEELRITHATLEESKYETSDLAKQLQESRRFCSELEEEVCKVQADFREARESLHMKLEEAKRGAEILSEELSSANDLFSKSSEELQIMSAELSAALQKCNSLEVELTDALRKAESTTVDLDNERKTISSLKKELMDLETQISRDKQARKSLESDLEEATKFLNDVNRNALMLSRELELAHSQISSLEVEKDKLYNFIAVQKQVSEESRVNLEDAHNLVMKLGKERESLTKRGKRLEEELASAKGEILRLMSRMNSSKPAVDAQQGRKAAASGRRNTQRRRKDSPAKRFIVDI, via the exons ATGAGCTCCGCAGCCGGGAATTCAAGCTTTGCACCCTACCAATTCCGCCACACCACCGCATCTTCTTCCAAATGTTGCTCGTTGAGAATCGCCCCCTCTCGAGGAAAGAATGCGATGCCCACGGCTCATCTACAGAGAGCCCATTCCCATTCCTGCTCCAGGAGAGTGGCCCTTGTCATGGGTTTTGCCGTTATCCGCCTTCTCAAATTCAGGGCTCACGCAATCGATGCCCTTCCTGCAG AAAGTAATGAATTGGCGGCAGCACATCTGAATCAAAATGAAGAG CTATCGGGGCAGGAACGTCCATCAGGTCACCCCTTCTTCTCCATTCTCAATGTACTCGGTATTCTGGGATCTGGAATTCTTGCTGCCCTTTTTGCATCAAAGAGGAAGGAAAAGGCCATTTCAGATGCTACTATAGAACAC ATGAAAAATATGCTCAAGGAAAAAGAAGCTGCTATTATTTCTCTGGAGAAAAAGTTTAAGGCAGAACTAATAAATGAGAAAGAATGTCTAAATAAGGAACTTGGAAAAGTGAAAGCTGAGCAGCAGTCTTTAGTTAATCAACTGGAAATGGCATCATATACCATAACAAACCTTGGTCAAGAATTGCAAAAGGAGCAAAACATAGTCGAAGAGCTTACCATCGAAGTTGATAACCTAGAACACTGTGTTCAAAATGCTGGGAGTGAGAAAACGCAACTCCAACAACAGCTAAAGGAGAAGCTACATTCTGTAGGATTCTTGCAAGAAAGGATCGACTTGCTTTTACTGGATATCAAGGATAAAGAAGATACTATTTTGCATCTTAGCTGTAGACTTGCTGACAAAGATAGAGAGCTGGATCAACTCAGCTCCATATATCAGCAATTGGAGGATCATCTACCTAGTTTGGAGTCCGAGAACAAGCAATTGAAGGATGTAATTCAGAGAAATCAAGAGGAGCTGGAACTGAAGTATGAGATCGTGCAGGAATTGGATGCAGAATTATCCCTTTTACTGGCTGAGAAAGATGAATCTGAAAAGAAGCTTGATGCCATTTTAATGGAGCATAACAACTTCAAGTCCTCCATGGAAAAGAAGTCAACTTCGGATGCAAAGCTTTTGggagaaagagaaggaaagATTCATCTGCTTGAAGAACAACTTACGATCTTGTTGGATGGCAAGAAGAAAGATGAAGTATTAATATCTGCTTTGACGCAGGAGAGGGACACTTTAAAAGAAATGTTGAACATAGAATTAGGAAATATGAAGATTCTGGAAGAGGAGCTTAGAATCACACATGCTACTTTGGAGGAATCAAAATATGAAACTTCTGACCTTGCTAAACAATTGCAAGAGTCGAGAAGATTTTGTTCGGAGCTTGAAGAAGAGGTCTGTAAAGTCCAGGCCGATTTTAGGGAAGCAAGAGAATCATTACACATGAAACTAGAGGAAGCTAAACGTGGTGCAGAAATCTTGTCCGAAGAACTAAGTTCTGCAAATGATCTTTTCAGTAAATCAAGCGAAGAACTGCAAATTATGTCCGCAGAATTATCTGCCGCATTGCAGAAATGCAATAGCTTGGAGGTGGAACTCACTGATGCCCTTAGGAAAGCAGAAAGCACAACTGTTGATCTGGATAACGAAAGGAAAACTATATCTTCTCTGAAGAAAGAGTTGATGGATCTCGAGACCCAAATTTCGAGAGATAAACAAGCACGAAAAAGTCTTGAATCAGATTTAGAAGAGGCTACTAAGTTCCTCAATGATGTGAATCGGAACGCATTGATGCTTTCCAGAGAGTTAGAGCTTGCACATTCTCAGATTTCTAGCCTGGAAGTCGAGAAAGATAAGCTATATAATTTCATTGCTGTGCAGAAACAGGTTTCCGAAGAATCTCGGGTGAACTTGGAAGATGCCCACAACCTGGTCATGAAACTCGGGAAAGAAAGGGAGAGTTTGACAAAGAGAGGAAAGAGACTAGAGGAAGAGCTGGCCTCTGCAAAGGGAGAGATACTGAGGCTGATGAGTCGAATGAACTCTTCGAAACCGGCAGTTGATGCCCAACAGGGGAGAAAAGCTGCAGCTTCAGGTAGAAGGAATACCCAACGAAGGAGAAAGGATAGCCCAGCAAAAAGATTCATAGTTGACATTTAG